One part of the Dioscorea cayenensis subsp. rotundata cultivar TDr96_F1 chromosome 2, TDr96_F1_v2_PseudoChromosome.rev07_lg8_w22 25.fasta, whole genome shotgun sequence genome encodes these proteins:
- the LOC120279823 gene encoding F-box/LRR-repeat protein At3g26922-like: MKKITISSSDIISSLSSELKVKILEHLPIRDAVRTSVLSTKWRYVWASLPKLVFDEHKFMHDRINFRFSESVDRVLLLHTGRILQFKLVVEFQRSENIDRWIFVLSRKKIQDFRLILFEPMDYNVHSSLFFCHELRHVRLYNCNIALPRNFNGFSKLTTLRLCEVTISNGDLKSLVSSCTQLQRLELMYMKNSTCLDIEGKEAQHLTIHGFSLCLILANSHLIDKDIDLITGVVNLPTNLLACQSLVHLKVCDGELTVPENFRGLDKLESLRLSNVRFSPNALKTLTLSCPQLKELALSPSPGCNDLNIQSENLQSLKIVSGFEHLHLVAPLLNDASIYLLSENRWEHAKIQQEIQVKNDQLLEVLANSHAKVTLPLTFNYLLNLYFEVEFGNVISEYAAFCFLEKTNAVQKLEIKACSAREYSSPNIWEHLKSSRLEFSFDCLLILRFLGFSGAETELSFLEFILNSAPVLEKIVITSVGEIIMQTDILKKLLKFKRLSKQAEIIYV, translated from the exons ATGAAGAAAATCACTATCTCAAGTTCAGATATTATTAGCAGTTTGTCATCAGAACTCAAAGTAAAAATTCTAGAGCATTTGCCAATAAGAGATGCTGTGAGGACAAGTGTTTTATCAACCAAGTGGAGATACGTGTGGGCTTCGCTTCCGAAGTTGGTTTTTGATGAACATAAATTTATGCATGATCGTATTAATTTCAGGTTTTCTGAATCTGTTGATCGAGTTCTATTGTTACATACTGGCCGGATTCTTCAGTTCAAACTTGTGGTGGAATTTCAAAGATCTGAAAACATTGATAGGTGGATTTTTGTGTTATCAAGAAAGAAAATCCAAGACTTCCGACTTATTCTATTTGAACCAATGGACTATAATGTCCATTCTAGTCTCTTCTTTTGTCATGAATTGAGGCATGTTCGGTTGTACAATTGCAACATTGCTCTGCCACGTAACTTCAATGGTTTTAGCAAGTTAACAACGCTTAGACTCTGCGAAGTCACAATCTCTAATGGTGATTTAAAGTCTTTGGTTTCAAGCTGCACTCAACTACAGAGACTAGAACTAATGTATATGAAGAATTCTACATGTCTTGATATCGAAGGAAAAGAAGCACAACACTTAACAATACACGGTTTTTCTTTATGCCTCATTTTGGCAAATTCTCATCTGATTGATAAAGACATAGACTTAATCACCGGTGTTGTTAATTTGCCAACAAATTTGCTAGCATGTCAATCTTTGGTGCACCTCAAAGTTTGTGACGGAGAGCTTACTGTACCTGAAAATTTCCGAGGCTTGGACAAGTTGGAATCGCTTCGTCTTTCTAATGTAAGGTTCTCACCCAATGCACTCAAGACTTTGACTTTGAGCTGTCCTCAGTTAAAGGAGTTAGCGCTTAGTCCATCGCCAGGTTGTAATGATCTCAATATTCAATCAGAAAACCTCCaatctttaaagattgtaagtGGTTTCGAACATCTCCATTTGGTGGCCCCTCTTTTGAATGATGCATCCATCTACCTATTGAGTGAGAATAGATGGGAACATGCCAAAATTCAACAGGAAATTCAAGTGAAGAATGATCAGCTCTTAGAG GTACTGGCAAATTCACATGCAAAAGTTACTCTCCCTTTGACCTTCAATTACTTGTTGAATCTCTACTTTGAAGTTGAATTCGGGAATGTGATTAGTGAATATGCAGCCTTCTGCTTCCTAGAGAAGACCAATGCTGTACAAAAACTTGAAATAAAG GCTTGTTCAGCAAGAGAGTATTCTTCTCCAAACATTTGGGAACATCTGAAGAGCTCACGTCTGGAATTTAGCTTTGATTGCCTTCTCATATTGAGGTTTTTGGGTTTTTCTGGTGCTGAAACAGAACTTTCATTTTTGGAGTTCATACTGAACAGCGCTCCAGTGCttgaaaaaatagtaataaCGTCAGTGGGAGAAATCATCATGCAAACTGATATCCTTAAAAAGCTACTGAAGTTTAAGAGATTGTCCAAACAAGCTGAAATCATTTATGTCTGA